Part of the Dreissena polymorpha isolate Duluth1 unplaced genomic scaffold, UMN_Dpol_1.0 chrUn071, whole genome shotgun sequence genome, ACACTAAGAAGGAGTTGGATACATTTCTGGTCACAATGAGAACATCAATTCAAACTGACATTGAAAATTGCACTCAGTCCATCAAAAATATTACATGCTTGCatgaagatttgatgaaaacaaaaGACAAAGGTGAAGCACTTAGTTTCATCAAGTACAGAAAATGTATTGACCAGTCCCTTATGGTAGAATCAGTTTTACTAGATATGACAACAAAGACTGAAATGACTCTTACCTTTAAACCTGCTGAAGTCGTCCAACAAACCCTGTCCACTCTCTCAGGATTGGGACAAATACTAAGAACAGTGGAACAATCACACCCTGCTAAAAGGACAACACAGAACACGGATAGCAGACAGAATAAACCTAAAGAAACCAGCCGGTCTGACTCTGGAAACCAAACAACTACAGGATTGAAGATAAACAAATCCTACCCAGAATCCAGAACATCTAGAAGTTATAGCCCTGGAAACCAAACAAGTGATCTGACCAAGTCAGGCCAGGTGTCTAATCTAGTATCAAGTTCATCACAACAGCCGGTCCAGGTACATCAACCAGGGGCAGTAAGCAAGCCTGATCAAATAATCAAAGTGAAGAGTAGTAAGAAGTACAATGTGAAGATTAAGGGTTATACAAACATATGCTATATAACAGGTATCTGTGAGACAGCTTCTGGAGCTCTCCTCATCACAGACTATTTTAACAAGAGTGTAAAGCTCCTGGATCAGACCTACAAGGTGGTGGCCCACTTTGACTTGCCTAGCACACCACGGTCCATGTGCAGCATTGACTCAAGTCTGGTGGCTGTTACTGTGTATAACAAAGAGGTCCACTTCATCAGAGTGACCAATGATCAGTTGATAAAGGACAGGATACTGAAGCTCCAACATGATTGCTTTAGTATTGCCCATCAGCATGGTAACCTGTACATACCAGATGGTAGTGCTCTGTATCTCTATAATCTGGATGGAAAACTGGTGAGGGAGGTGTATAAGGATACATCAAGCGAAAATAAAGGTAATAATTATTTCTAGCATTATTCTCATGTTCAAAACTTTTAGGCCCATGCTTCTTCTGCCACTGAAATCAAGCTTCACATACCAGTAATCTTATCAAAcaaatttatgttttgtaaataatgatCAGAACAGCTTGAACAAAATTTATTATGTAGTCTTGAATGCATATTTCCCTAAtaccatgttttgcaaatcaaggaaatatttttatgatacatttacaattatatatttaagttaGACAATGATATCCTTGATAATTATTCCACAAAGTCAAACACTTAATTAATGTATCTTAATAAAAGAACCACATCACATATATCACATCCACAACGCACACGTTCTTTATAGTTGACATTACTGGATTGTACTTTATGTTTAATATTCAcactaaatataataataataatatttgtataagGTACTAATTACTATACACAAGCTGGACTTTATTGTAAAACAAGACCATTCGAGTCGCTCCTTTTTATGTAACACCCTTTATTTCCACATAATAACAACATCTGATCATCACTGTCTTCTATACCACAGTTAACTCCTGTGCAGTGAGTCCAGATGGAGACAGGATATATGTGACCCACTATAAACAGCTGGTCACACTGTCCAGGGATGGCACAGTGATCTCCACCCTGACTGTTCCTGACCTGAGCTCCCCTATAGTTGAACTACCTGGCCTACATGTGACTGATTCAGGACAAGTTCTGGTGTGTGGATACTATTCTGGCACAATTGTCCAGGTGGACAAGGATGGGAGAAAGATACTGGCAGAGGTGGTGACAAAGAATGATGGTGTATTTCGCCCTATGTCTGTCTACTACAGTGGGCGCACAGACTCAATAATAGTGGGAATGGGGGGACAAACTGACATAAGAGTGTTTAAGGCACAGTGACTGTTGGAGTAGGAATATggtaatttataattatttatatattcatgTCAACAGTTGTGATCTAAAACAGTGTTACagttttgtaaacactgtatataAGACAAAGTGACTGTTGGAATAGGATATGCTCAATATTCCCTGTATGAAAAAATTACAAATATCCCATGAATCATGTCTACCACATTGTTATCAGtgagaaatttaaatttaaaaatgttcaaatgttATTAGCAAGAAACACACAACTAATTAGTCAAATCAGAACTAGGTTTGAAAGGGCTGTACAAACCTTAAAGAACAGTctattaaaatgattttgttttaggATTATATAgtttacatattgtatataattatcttATGATATTGTTCATGATATGCATGCAATTAATATTTTGATGAACATTGTCTGTCAGTGTGTCAAATATTTGTATGTGTGTATAATATCTAACAATAATTATACTTGTCCAAATGACACATTGAGTAAACACAAAATGAACCAGTAATAAAAAGATTTAAGCATTTGAAATTTAAGAATAGCCTGATCAAAAAGTCCAAATCAACATTGAAATAAGCAGCTTACCAAATTTTCACTTCAACCTAAGCCAGGACAGACTACTCACCAAACATTGTCAATCAATTTTTAGTACATCCATGAGATCAACATAATTGACATTAATCTACCTTATACTTTGGGACAGGGCAGAATGTCCTGAACTGACATGGTCAACttgtattttcaatgtccatCTTGAAATGGTTCCCTTTCCCTTCATGTACAGTTCAGTTTTAAGAACTAGTTTCACAGTGATGAAAACTTCCAACCTTAGAAGTTTCATCTGCATACCTTATATTATGGTCACCATATTCcctcactctggatcagcagacgatttatttcataaatcaatctctgggttaatggtcgccatctttcgaactactttcaaaagtacaacaacaacaataaaagtaagagacagttttaattgcgaaaagttgaaaaaatgagtacatgtgtcacggttgttgagtggaatagtgttattttcaactgtgtacgaagcatttgaactggtagtggaataaccgaattgttggtggaaatggaatttagaaatatactgtatctagtaattcatcatcgtgtagaattatcatcagcatcatttctgtggaacattgcaatattcaaaatacaagtgtttcatagctatggtgcttttgacatagttcactaaccatcaagactgaaatgattcatgcacacaggtaaagtaaataattaaatttgtgcagaatgtttattttttacaaattattatttaatttgaccaatttattttagatagattgcactgaaactcgaagtctaaagcttagtaagacacttaagccagttttctgagaagaaacaatacttgttcagagtatagcaggctcatgcggcctctggtttatttattttgcctcgacctttaacctgggtcgctttgatttcaggtgtttagcctccatatcaacaaggctctcgaccctatatgtagttattcatattgtttaaagattttgagaacccttactcggtgccagtggggataaaacagggaccttatAGCTAGataaatgcatcaaatatgccagcaacactttttAGTCAATAACTTTATAactgatgattctgttcttttaactacatgtttgtacattactaatttaccaaaacaatgtgaaacacatttttatgcccccaaaggagggcatatagtgatcgcactgtccgtctgtctatccgtcacactttgcatttaggtttcaaaaaaatgctcataacttctatgtcgcttcagatgtaacattcatattttatatgcatgtgtatatggacaaggccttcccatacacacacaaattttgacccctttgactttgaacttagggtcagcgtttaggttttgaaaaatgctaataacttctattaaagcgtttatcaggGGCGTATGTCATCATacagagacagctcttgtttttgctactgtcctctgcacaaaccatgatatatctgcataatatgcatccaaccaaatcagcaaaactatttgtcacttaattacagtaaacttattgcatgttaacttttcaacaatatatatatatatatatatatatatatatatatatatatatatatatatatatatatatatatatatatatatatatataaatatatataacagatcttgaaaaaaacacacatcaaacttcaaattgttttagtaaattataggctttaattggtattgtgacattgacaccactcatgcatgcgactatacaattatacaactatgggatacattatttatgagaaattccaatacatcaacatatcctCTCAGATTTAAGCCAGATCATctggtgcttttttgctgccatttttactattacacattttttcattttatgttatgatgcattgatcttgtttctaaattaaccaagcaatcatgttaaacttttgaagaaagatgttgtctgataaatatagaaaatataatcactacaaagtgaacaaaattcagttgaatactgtgaccaacgaagatttgccaaagagcaattcagatcatgatttaaattaaatacaagtaatatgaaagtctgcctattggatcccagttaagacttatttgtcaaatcttcacattaattttcccttagccatgtagaattggggactaaataccatcaagtcatgtaaaaaggagcagggtatagcacgctgctgtTGATCTCTtcagctttcacatgaattttacgggtaattttcatacaacaaatgatattatatagtgtaatgataaagcattatgagcacaaattatatctcttactagttgtgcaataatcatttaaatgtcacatttcaaaagaaaatttatataaaaaggtattattaattgttaaaacgttataaaaggttatttcaattcactaaagcatttaattacaagaacaaatgcattttatgtccattacaatacatgtaacagtattggcattgtatttatctgcatttgatgtgcatttaatacacttaaaaatgcagacaagacacacttctaacagaaacaaatgtatttttttctgcatttttccagcattaatactcttcaagtgtattttttatcatcccaaatacactttaccaggaaaaaaggtatgttaaaatacatttttagtttgttttaagtatattttcaaatgcattaagacactcttttttttgcaaaaaatgttgaacaaaaacttgaaaatatttaatatactaaagtgtagtaataattaaagttttgtatgagcatcaaaaacagtgtcaaattcatactagtgcctatttagtagcagtaggccttatatggtctacttgtggtagaaataatgcattttgtataatacaacatacataaattaaaaaatatagctgcccatacagttcaatacaaggttcaattaactacactatgcaaagttgaactatgacatcaagcttggaataatcttttcaataatgaataatatgctgttttaatttataagtgaaatagacacttgcatataaaaactgattttacatcaaaactaaatgtttaatttgatttttagctccacgggccataggtcctgtgtccatcgtgcgtccgtgcattaacttttcctttaaacatcttcttctcctaaactactggtccaattctgatgaaatttcttaggaatgttcctggggtgaacctctttcaaatttgttcaaaatatgcccctggggtcaaatttgactctgctctgggggtcacaaaattgaaaatttgcttatataaggcctattttgtgaaaactttcaaaatctcccttccataaccattgggcctagggctatcaaatttggtatgtagagacatctaatagttctctaccaaatttgttcaaattatgcccctggggtcaaatttgaccctgccccggggtcacaaaattgaacatatgcttatatagggtatattttgtgaaaaactttacaaatcttctcgtccataaccattgggcctagggctaccaaatttggtatgtagtggcatgttatagttctctaccaagtttgttcaaattatgccccttgggtcaaatttgaccctgcctggggttacaaaactgaacatacgcttatatggggcctattttgtgaaaactttaaaaatcttgttgtccataaccattgggcctagggctaccaaatttggtatgta contains:
- the LOC127863966 gene encoding uncharacterized protein LOC127863966 — encoded protein: MASNMEGSIHRGCDFIFDFNCFTCQENDRNTEAGFYCEECSKFYCSKCVEYHNYLYKKHAILNKENISLWPKTDVVEQDKCKEHQKEKLTIFCEDHSELICHVCHVHNHQKCSHLVLISDKVKQLHQKGYFTQLSATIDTQHQQLIRKKDDLEENIKSLEKSYKTILEEINALRKTINDSLDQLEKYTKKELDTFLVTMRTSIQTDIENCTQSIKNITCLHEDLMKTKDKGEALSFIKYRKCIDQSLMVESVLLDMTTKTEMTLTFKPAEVVQQTLSTLSGLGQILRTVEQSHPAKRTTQNTDSRQNKPKETSRSDSGNQTTTGLKINKSYPESRTSRSYSPGNQTSDLTKSGQVSNLVSSSSQQPVQVHQPGAVSKPDQIIKVKSSKKYNVKIKGYTNICYITGICETASGALLITDYFNKSVKLLDQTYKVVAHFDLPSTPRSMCSIDSSLVAVTVYNKEVHFIRVTNDQLIKDRILKLQHDCFSIAHQHGNLYIPDGSALYLYNLDGKLVREVYKDTSSENKVNSCAVSPDGDRIYVTHYKQLVTLSRDGTVISTLTVPDLSSPIVELPGLHVTDSGQVLVCGYYSGTIVQVDKDGRKILAEVVTKNDGVFRPMSVYYSGRTDSIIVGMGGQTDIRVFKAQ